A part of Cotesia glomerata isolate CgM1 linkage group LG4, MPM_Cglom_v2.3, whole genome shotgun sequence genomic DNA contains:
- the LOC123262994 gene encoding low-density lipoprotein receptor-related protein 4 isoform X1 — protein MIRAIIIFGLIGYLEAEDATVSPVNRGAARQMYGSGNLRQPNLTPTTQEPERNFGKKPGSPGREGYNYGYNKGKYPDFYPRFPGLDYEEPFEAPSYRNGAPVNGRPNYGQGRGSRPGMYDGVYGELPDRMRVHHGLPRGHGVNSNGDGFNPDQKSLIHELDDESDLNPAYEPCTINCGTGFFLCRIMCTCISYNLRCDGSADCENDEDEMECESVYEWRRSNHTCVGNKKIQCPESGICISEQWLCDGDDDCGDFSDESHCGDQKNCTTDQFECRNGLCIPGSWKCDGENDCRDFSDEENCGGKRKCKEDEYTCPEGWCIPRRYVCDGDADCDDGSDESKCHGIREVVCDANHFECVTPKCIRKEFRCDGTDDCGDASDEEGCFEMCNANQFKCINGTCINKAFVCNDHWDCKSGEDEAGCKLAPLKSCSTEEFTCSSGDCIPKAWVCDGAPDCTNALDEEGCPTTCDATEYLCKASAVSNSSTNQQPYVTPYCIARKHICDGIADCPLKEDEQDCPQRRNCTATDKCTQHCVTLVTGVKTCSCDVGFNLAADNATCEDINECLFTRETVCSQVCHNTAGSFTCSCITGYVLRPDLRTCKAVGGNPSLIFTNRVEIRKVALEPSTAKYTPIVKGLHNAIAIDFHYEQGVIYWSDVSLDVIKKVFINGSAPEDVIRWGLESPGGIAIDWVHNLLFWTDGGTRRVEVLTLDTRIRHVLISNDLDKPRAIAVHPHYGYVFWTDWGPSPKIERADMDGTSRLALVTDSITWPNGLTVDYPTDRIFWTDAKHRVIMSAKLDGTDKRKILSKGLHHPFAITVFEDTIYWTDWHFKSISSANKETGHGFKTIRSGLHFPMDLHSYHKQRQPAYPNHCGNNNGKCSHMCLPNSAGYSCVCPVDLKLKRDGKNCAADNFLILARKRDLRLIPVDKPMRVFDTVIPVDHVQSAVALAWDSDNDMVYWTDVELDTISRAHLNGTNQTVVISHNLESPAGLALDWITKKLYWTDAGTNRIECSNLNGSMRTLLVYEGLDKPRDIVVDPIAGYMYWSDWGAKPKIEQAAMDGSNRKVLISEKLIWPNGLAIDFETKRLYWADGGMKSIEYIDLEGKGKPVRVHSDLPHPFGLVIYQNKVYWTDWDTKSIHRANKDTGSNSVVVRSDISGLMDVRMFHRNRSVVANPCGKDNGKCSHLCLLTPKSVSSSRYSCVCPTGLVLEPNSNKKQCRKIPNTFIIFAHRVDIRFISFDTDYRVDVALPINFLINATGVDVDRKTGQIYWTDPGADVINRASFDGKHIETVISTGIDTVDSLVVDSIGRKLYWTDAGLNSIEVSDLDGKNRKVLIWSGLDNPRAIALHYKLGLLFWSDWGQNARIERSNMDGQERMTVIVEDLVWPNGLTVDVATDKLYWNDAKRKVIEFSDLDGKNRKVLVKNVQHPYGLALMSGLVYWSDWMTKAVHQANKTTGREAKILVDKLDGIMDIRTVTPKDTDEQDRCLTHYCTHLCLRNPKGASCACPTGLLGSGTAAKPCDKFPQEYLLLTGQKSLGRISLDTPEMRDVTLLADDRVVQPDALDFHWAERVVYFADESYKNKGQKVIRAGKMAAVQEGYAVLTDKSESYFQFAVDWISGNIYFTDQRQTKIEVVHRGGFNRMVLINDTDDAEHWFASIALFPKLGYLFWCGMGKSPSIQRAYLDGSNRRVIVADNLADPNGLTIDLEHRRLYWADMRNNRIEMSDLNGNYRVQLIAGADNPYGLTLLGDYIYWIGHLGTSPHLKRADKATGSNRINIRTSITVLTNIRAVSARLQTGWNPCAEDNGGCTHYCFFLKKNYTCACPEVKSETTCSLTPKRWIPIRKPGTEDDPDYDHDEDERPVEVPRNNYHDNDDKFLNSKSDKDKATTTLTITLVIVTTMSVVIIGAIIYLVCQRKPKQEKYIYGKRRNVMTFSNPNYNASAADGVPVPGTEKKGIWKRLKYDSSQERVYEDNGQTSSPEVTSLIPPSATPSSSRAPSITPRESSPSLIHITHIAG, from the exons GGTATCTCGAGGCTGAAGATGCTACAGTTTCTCCCGTTAATCGGGGGGCTGCTAGGCAGATGTATGGAAGCGGAAATTTGCGGCAGCCCAATTTGACTCCTACTACTCAGGAACCGGAACGGAACTTTGGGAAGAAACCTGGTTCTCCAGGCCGCGAGGGATACAACTACGGGTACAACAAAGGAAAGTACCCGGATTTTTACCCACGGTTTCCTGGGTTGGATTATGAAGAACCTTTCGAGGCGCCTAGTTATCGAAATGGAGCTCCAGTTAATGGACGACCTAATTATGGACAAGGAAGAGGATCAAGACCTGGGATGTATGATGGAG tttatggAGAGTTACCTGACAGGATGCGAGTCCATCATGGTCTGCCCCGAGGTCACGGTGTCAATTCCAACGGCGATGGCTTCAACCCAGATCAAAAGAGCTTGATCCACGAGCTGGATGACGAGAGCGACCTGAACCCGGCTTACGAACCTTGTACCATAAACTGCGGAACTGGATTTTTCTTGTGCAGGATTATGTGCACTTGTATCAGCTATAACCTCCGCTGTGATGGATCT GCTGACTGCGAGAACGACGAAGACGAGATGGAATGCGAAAGTGTGTATGAGTGGCGGCGCTCTAACCACACGTGCGTTGGGAACAAGAAAATTCAGTGCCCGGAATCTGGAATTTGTATATCTGAACAATGGTTGTGTGATGGAGATGACGACTGTGGTGATTTTTCCGATGAAAGCCACtgtg gtGACCAAAAAAACTGCACAACGGACCAATTCGAGTGCAGAAATGGTCTTTGTATTCCCGGGTCCTGGAAGTGTGACGGTGAAAACGACTGCCGAGATTTTTCCGATGAAGAAAACTGCGGAGGAAAAAG aaagtGTAAAGAAGATGAGTACACTTGTCCGGAGGGCTGGTGCATCCCCAGGAGGTATGTCTGCGATGGAGACGCTGACTGTGATGACGGGTCGGATGAATCCAAGTGTC ATGGAATCCGCGAGGTGGTGTGTGACGCGAATCATTTTGAGTGTGTGACGCCTAAATGTATCCGCAAAGAGTTCAGGTGCGATGGAACGGATGACTGCGGTGATGCCAGCGACGAAGAAGGATGCTTTGAAATGTGTAACGCTAATCAGTTCAa atGCATAAACGGCACATGTATCAACAAAGCGTTTGTCTGCAACGACCACTGGGACTGTAAATCAGGAGAAGACGAGGCAGGCTGCAAGCTGGCTCCACTTAAAAGTTGCAGCACTGAAGAGTTTACTTGCTCATCAGGGGACTGTATTCCCAAGGCGTGGGTCTGTGACGGCGCGCCGGATTGCACAAACGCTCTGGATGAAGAAGGTTGTCCCACTACTTGTGATGCTACTGAGTACCTCTGTAAGGCTTCTGCAGTCTCCAACTCTTCTACAAACCAGCAGCCGTATGTAACACCTTACTGTATTGCGAGGAAGCATATTTGTGATGGTATCGCGGATTGTCCGCTGAAGGAGGACGAACAGGACTGCCCTCAAAGAAGAAATTGCACTGCTACGGATAAATGTACTCAACACTGTGTTACTCTGGTGACTGGGGTTAAAACTTGCTCATGTGATGTTGGGTTCAATTTAGCAGCGGACAATGCAACCTGTGAAGATATCAATGAGTGCTTATTCACTCGGGAAACTGTTTGCAGTCAGGTTTGTCACAACACTGCTGGATCATTTACCTGCAGCTGTATCACGGGCTATGTCCTCCGCCCTGATCTTCGAACCTGCAAAGCAGTGGGAGGGAACCCCAGCTTGATTTTTACGAACCGCGTCGAAATCCGTAAAGTAGCCTTGGAGCCATCAACAGCAAAGTACACTCCGATCGTCAAAGGATTGCATAATGCAATCGCTATTGACTTCCACTACGAGCAGGGAGTCATCTACTGGTCGGATGTATCCCTAGACGTGATCAAGAAGGTCTTTATCAACGGCAGTGCTCCTGAAGACGTCATCCGCTGGGGTTTGGAGAGTCCCGGAGGAATCGCCATAGACTGGGTCCATAACCTGCTGTTCTGGACCGACGGAGGAACCAGACGCGTGGAAGTTCTTACTCTGGACACCAGGATCCGCCACGTGCTGATTTCTAACGACCTGGACAAGCCCAGGGCCATTGCAGTCCATCCGCACTACGGATACGTCTTCTGGACGGACTGGGGACCTTCTCCGAAGATTGAACGGGCTGACATGGATGGAACCTCCAGGCTTGCATTGGTCACCGATTCCATCACCTGGCCCAATGGTCTTACTGTGGATTATCCTACGGATAGGATTTTCTGGACTGATGCCAAGCACAGGGTCATTATGTCTGCAAAGTTGGACGGAACTGACAAGAGGAAGATTCTCAGTAAGGGGTTGCATCATCCTTTTGCGATCACGGTCTTTGAAGACACTATCTACTGGACTGATTGGCACTTCAAAAGTATTTCTTCCGCCAATAAAGAAACTGGTCATGGTTTCAAGACTATTCGATCTG gTCTCCACTTTCCGATGGACTTACACAGCTACCACAAGCAGCGGCAACCAGCTTACCCGAACCACTGCGGAAACAACAACGGAAAGTGTTCGCATATGTGTCTTCCCAATAGCGCAGGTTACAGCTGCGTGTGTCCCGTCGACCTGAAACTGAAACGCGATGGAAAGAATTGCGCAGCTGATAATTTCTTGATCCTGGCAAGAAAGAGAGACTTGAGACTGATTCCTGTGGACAAGCCGATGCGGGTCTTTGACACTGTAATTCCCGTGGATCATGTCCAGAGTGCAGTAGCACTGGCTTGGGATTCTGATAATGATATGGTTTACTGGACTGATGTTGAGTTAGACACTATCAGCAGAGCTCATTTGAATGGAACCAATCAGACAGTGGTCATCAGCCATAACCTGGAATCTCCAGCGGGGTTGGCTCTCGATTGGATCACCAAGAAGCTATACTGGACTGATGCTGGAACCAATAGGATTGAATGCTCCAATCTTAATGGAAGTATGAGAACTCTTTTGGTTTATGAAGGACTTGATAAGCCTAGGGATATTGTTGTCGATCCTATTG cgGGATACATGTACTGGAGTGACTGGGGAGCAAAACCAAAGATCGAGCAAGCAGCGATGGACGGAAGCAATCGCAAGGTCCTGATAAGTGAGAAGCTGATCTGGCCAAATGGGCTGGCCATTGACTTCGAGACGAAGCGGCTCTACTGGGCAGACGGAGGGATGAAGAGCATCGAGTACATCGACTTGGAAGGAAAAGGAAAGCCAGTTCGCGTCCACTCAGACCTTCCGCATCCCTTTGGGCTGGTGATTTATCAAAACAAAGTCTACTGGACCGACTGGGACACCAAGAGCATCCACCGGGCTAACAAAGACACCGGGAGCAACTCAGTGGTCGTTCGCTCAGACATCTCCGGGCTGATGGACGTCAGGATGTTTCACAGGAACAGAAGTGTCGTCGCCAATCCTTGTGGCAAGGATAATGGAAAGTGTTCTCATCTTTGTTTGCTGACTCCCAAAAGCGTTTCTTCTTCCAGATATTCTTGCGTGTGTCCTACCGGGTTGGTCCTTGAG ccAAATTCAAACAAGAAGCAGTGTCGTAAAATTCCTAACACCTTCATTATCTTCGCGCATCGCGTAGACATAAGGTTCATTTCCTTTGATACCGACTACCGGGTTGATGTAGCGCTGCCCATCAATTTTCTAATCAACGCTACGGGAGTTGACGTCGACAGAAAAACTGGGCAGATTTACTGGACCGATCCTGGAGCTGACGTCATCAACAGAGCGAGTTTTGATGGGAAACACATCGAGACTGTAATTTCTACCGGAATTGATACTGTTGATAGCTTGGTGGTGGATTCTATCGGGCGAAAG CTCTACTGGACCGATGCAGGCCTAAACAGCATCGAAGTCTCCGACCTAGACGGCAAGAACCGCAAGGTCCTAATCTGGTCCGGCCTAGACAACCCTCGTGCCATCGCGCTGCATTATAAACTCGGTCTGTTGTTCTGGAGCGACTGGGGGCAGAATGCGCGGATCGAGCGTTCGAATATGGATGGCCAGGAGCGGATGACTGTGATAGTCGAAGACCTAGTCTGGCCTAACGGACTGACAGTAGATGTCGCCACGGACAAGCTCTACTGGAACGACGCCAAGCGTAAAGTTATCGAATTCTCCGATTTGGACGGCAAGAACCGAAAAGTCCTTGTGAAGAACGTCCAGCATCCTTACGGGCTGGCTCTGATGTCTGGACTAGTCTACTGGAGCGACTGGATGACCAAAGCCGTGCACCAGGCGAACAAGACCACTGGAAGAGAGGCCAAGATCCTGGTTGACAAACTGGACGGCATAATGGACATCAGGACAGTCACTCCGAAGGACACTGATGAGCAGGACCGTTGTCTGACTCACTATTGCACCCATCTTTGCCTCAGGAACCCCAAAGGCGCGAGCTGTGCCTGCCCAACTGGGCTTCTAGGCTCCGGAACCGCAGCCAAGCCTTGCGACAAGTTCCCTCAGGAGTATCTCCTGCTGACTGGCCAGAAAAGCCTCGGCAGAATCAGCCTGGACACTCCAGAAATGCGGGACGTCACCCTTCTCGCAGACGACCGCGTTGTCCAGCCAGACGCGCTGGACTTCCACTGGGCAGAACGCGTTGTGTACTTCGCGGATGAGTCCTATAAAAATAAAGGCCAGAAAGTCATCCGAGCTGGCAAGATGGCTGCTGTTCAAGAGGGCTACGCGGTCTTGACTGATAAGTCAGAGTCTTACTTCCAGTTCGCGGTCGACTGGATCAGTGGGAACATCTATTTTACTGACCAACGGCAAACCAAGATTGAAGTTGTTCACAGAGGCGGCTTCAATCGCATGGTGTTGATTAATGACACTGATGACGCGGAACACTGGTTCGCTAGTATTGCTCTGTTCCCGAAGTTAGGGTACTTGTTCTGGTGCGGGATGGGCAAGAGTCCAAGTATTCAGAGGGCATATTTGGACGGGAGCAACAGGAGGGTTATTGTTGCCGATAATCTGGCGGATCCTAATGGGCTGACTATTGATTTGGAACATAGGAGGCTTTACTGGGCTGATATGAGGAACAATAGGATTGAAATGAGTGATCTCAATGGGAATTATAG aGTCCAGCTGATAGCAGGAGCAGACAATCCATACGGACTGACTCTTCTAGGAGACTACATCTACTGGATAGGCCACTTAGGAACCTCCCCCCACTTGAAAAGAGCCGACAAAGCCACCGGAAGCAACCGAATCAACATCAGGACATCTATCACCGTATTGACGAACATCAGAGCAGTTTCTGCGCGGCTGCAAACTGGCTGGAACCCCTGCGCAGAAGACAACGGTGGTTGCACTCATTACTGCTTCTTCCTTAAGAAGAACTACACTTGCGCATGCCCAGAAGTCAAGAGCGAGACTACCTGTTCTCTGACCCCCAAGCGGTGGATTCCTATTAGGAAACCTGGAACTGAAGATGACCCGGACTACGATCATGATGAAGACGAACGGCCTGTCGAAGTTCCCAGGAACAATTATCACGACAATGATGACAAATTCCTAAACAGCAAGAGTGACAAGGACAAGGCCACTACTACATTGACCATCACCTTGGTTATAGTCACTACAATGTCTGTTGTTATTATCGGCGCGATTATATACTTGGTATGCCAAAGAAAGCCCAAACAGGAGAAGTATATCTATGGAAAGCGCAGGAACGTTATGACTTTCTCCAATCCGAATTACAACGCTTCAGCGGCTGATGGTGTtccggttcctggaaccgagAAGAAAGGAATCTGGAAGCGGCTCAAGTACGACAGTTCCcag GAGAGAGTTTACGAAGACAATGGCCAGACTTCCAGTCCGGAGGTTACTTCTTTAATACCGCCGTCAGCGACACCTAGCAGCAGCAGGGCGCCCTCTATCACCCCCAGGGAGTCCTCGCCTTCTTTGATCCACATCACACACATCGCCGGTTGA